The Montipora foliosa isolate CH-2021 chromosome 6, ASM3666993v2, whole genome shotgun sequence genome includes the window CGAAACAGAAGCAGAAAGGAAAGAAGAGTCGCACTGAGAGTAAGGTTCACTGGCAACAACAGGAATAAATCATTAGGTGCTGGAAGCTTTGCAACAGAAGCTGAAGAACAGCTCTCGTGAAAGAAGGAAAGACAAGGAGCCTAAAACAGACCACTGCTTGCTATGCAAGAAGGAGCACAACCTTGATGAATGTGAGAAGTTCTCCAAGATGTCTTGGACGGAAAAGATGGAGTTTATAAAATCAAGAGGTGTCTGCTTAGGATGCTTGAAGTATGGTTACATGAAGAAGGATTGTCGCGGGAGAAACATTTGCAAGAAATGGAAAGGGTTTCACCCTACCTCCTTGCACCTTAACTCTGCAGCTTCACAAGAGCAAAACAGTAACGAGGGAATTCCAGAAGTGACCTCTCACCGCATAGAAGCCTCCAACTCAGAGAAACACACCGAATGCTACTCACACTCTTTAATCATGCCGGTGTGGCTTAATCATGAACAAGCTCCACAAAACAAGCAGCTCTTTTATGCGCTTCTGGATGATCAATCAGATGCCTGTTTCATTAAGGACACGGTTCTGGAGAAACTGCAAGCAAATGGCCCTGAAGTCCAGCTGAAGTTGTCAACCGTCTTGGGAGAAGAAGTTATCACGTGCACAAGGATAGACGGCTTAATAGTACAAGGGGTCAATGAGGCCACTAGCGTTCGTTTACCTTAAGCTTACTCGCGTGAGGACATTCTGGCCAAGACAGGGCAAATCCCAAGACCGGAGACAGCACGCAACTGGCCCCACCTCTTACGTATTGCAGATCAACTAATGCCTTGTGGAGAAGATGTTGAGGTCGGACTGCTCATAGGCACCAACTGCGCACGTGCCATCAAACCGACAGAGGTGATACCTGGCAGGGAAGATGATCCCTATGCTAAGAAGACTGCACTTGGGTGGGGTGTCATTGGTGTCATTAGCCTGAACAAGAATGAAGAAGATCACAATCACGTTTACCACCTGCAGAAATTGGACAAAATCTGTGTCGTTTTCGATGCCAGTGCAGGGTGTAAGGAAGAGTCCCTTAACAGACATCTTCTACAGGGTTCCTATCTGACCGCTGTGACGTGGAAGGACTTTTCCATGAAGTGGATGTAAATCCTGACCACCGAAACCTCCTCAGATTCCTCTGGTGGAGCGATGGAGATATAGGCAGTAAGCCGACCGAGTTCAGAATGACAGTTCACCTGTTCGGGGCTACATCATCCCCAGTGTGCGCGAATTTCGCAATGAAAAGAACCGCAGACGACTTTAAGGAGTTGTTTGGCAGCGAACCAGCCAAATTTGTCAAAGAAGATTTTTACGTGGATGATGGACTAAAGTCAGTCCCTTCAGGCACTCAAGCCTCAGCCGTAATAGAAAGTACCAAGAGTTTGCTTGCTAAGGGTGGCTTAAACGTTCACAAGTTTATATCTAAGAGCAAGGAAGTGATCAAGGCCATCTCCAAAGAGCAGCAAGCAAGTGATATCAAGGAGCTAGACCTTAGCACGGATGTTCTTCCCATCGAAAGAGCATTACGAGTGCAGTGGTGCTTGCAGTCAGATGCCCTCCAATACCGTGTGGTGCTCAAGGACAAACTGTAATGGGATCTTATTAAATCTCGGATCTTTGAGTTTCCCGTGTTGTGTCACGCGCGTAAATCAATGTTCGTGAAAAGGTTGACCAGAAGGATTGTTAGCTTTCTTCTAACTTTAATCTTCTGATCTTTACATTGAAGTGAAGCGGTCAACTGAAATGATTACGTTAAGAAATAGTCTAAGTATTTACATTCATAGCCAGATCATAATTACGATTGTTGAATGCGCACGTGGTAATAGAAAACTTACTAACGGAAAACTAGCTATAAATCTAAATGTAGAATCACAGACTAATAAAATCATAAAACTAAATGAGGTTTAACTTGTGCCTTACCAACGTTCGCGGGTAGTCACGTTCCGAAAATTTCCCTTTTTGATGTTCCACTTTTCATAGATCTTTCTCACAAGGGGTCTTAGATGGAACTGAAATGCGAGCTATATTATTCTTATTAACTAAAGGTGTCCGTGAACTTCACGTCAATCAAATCGGAAATAACTTCACAGCTTTACCGAAAGCTGTAACATGGCTCCCCTAAATTAATTCTTTAATTTACCATAATTTGTATTAATTTGTTTGCCAATGAGAACAGAAACTTCCTTATTGTTTAGCATAATTATTGAGGGTTTAAAAGTCCAAGGTCCATTAATACTAGGTCCTCTTGTATCTCCTTTGCTATGGCTCTTCGATGGGGATTCCCTGGTCTTTACTCATCTTCTGCAGACATTAGCAGCACCAGTTTGTGGATAGGCCTTTCCAAAGTTGATAAGGGCCGGCTTCTCTTTCCGTTTGATGCTAGGTTCCGGTTGCCAACTTCAAGCTTTACCTTCCTTACTAGTCCATCTTCATCCGGCAGTGCCTCAACGATACGGCACACTCTCCACTGGTTCCTCGGTACATCATTTTCCTTAACGATAACGACGTCATTTACTTGGAGATTTTTCCTAGGTTTGGTCCACTTTTGTCGTTCTTGCAAAGAAAGGAGAAATTCCTTTTTCCACCGAATCCAGAATTCGTTTGTGAGGTGTTGTACACGTCGCCACCATTTCCTTGAATAGAGGTCGGCAGACTTGAATATTCCTGGCGGAGGGAACACAACCTTTGTCTTCAAAGTAAGGAAGTGATTTGGAGTCAGTGGTTCTGCAGATCCTAGTGATGCGATGCCTTCCACTGTTAGAGGTCGACTATTAACCACTGCCTCTGCTTCACACATGAAGGTGCGTAAGGCTTCATCATTCATTTGCTTACCATTGCTTTCTAGCAGGGCCGAGAGCACACTCCTAACGCTTCGAATCTGGCGCTCCCAGATTCCACCCATATGGCTGACAGACGGGACGTTAAATTTGACTTCGAACCAGTCACAGTTTTCTTTCAGCAtctctgctttcacttgatctTGATCCATTTCGGCCAGGGCTTCCTTTAATTCTCTTTGTGCTCCAATGAAGTTTGAGCCATTGTCACTACGCATCTGGCGCACGGGACCACGTCTGCATATAAAGCGGCAAAGAGCATTAATATACGAGTCCGTTTCCAAGGAGTTTCTaggtgaaaataaaaaataaaataaataaatagtttattaacACTTCTGGCAGTTGAAAACTGAATTAACAGTGTAAGTCACAAAATAGTAATTGCAAGCTAAGTCTAACTACAATTAATGTGTATAAGCTAGgtctaattacaataaaaacacTAATAATTAGTCCACATTCATGCGAATCTAAATGTGAAAAAGTCATTTgctctttttgtccttttcatAGTTTTTGGAGTTGTGGTGTTTCCCGATCTTAACTGATATGGTATATTTCTTGTTGTAACTTTGGGAGCCAGGAAAGATATGGGGTGGTTCCCATCTCTCATATCAGCCATGAGCTTTTTACACAAGAGTATCCTACGATTTGCTAATGTTGACAGATTAGTTAGGTCTAATGCTTCCTGATAACTAGAAGTGGGAAATATTATTATCAAGGCTCTTCTTTGTATAGATTCAATAGCGTCAGACAAGTATGCAGGAATATCCTGCCATACCTGTGCAGCATACTCTAGAACCGACCTAACATTACAAAGGTATACTTTAAGTATGTCTTTTGGCATTACACCCGCGCGTTTCAATAACCTAAGTGCAAATAATCTCTTTGCTGCTTTGGCAATTACATATTCAACATGTGCATTCCATTTAAGGTCGTCGCTAATTATCACTCCTAAAAGTTTATACGTTCCAACGCGTTCTACTTCTTTATATCCAACACATATAGGTTGCAATGAAGTAACCGAATTCGTCATAAAatttatgtacatttctttgcatttttttggatTCAGTTTCATCTTATGTTCTATACAATAGTCATGGATTTCATGGACAACTAAATCTAGTATACTAATAGATTTTCTTGGAATAATCTCAATTGCGGTagtatcatcaacatattttGAACGCATATGCCAGTTCCTAAGCA containing:
- the LOC138005384 gene encoding uncharacterized protein, giving the protein MTVHLFGATSSPVCANFAMKRTADDFKELFGSEPAKFVKEDFYVDDGLKSVPSGTQASAVIESTKSLLAKGGLNVHKFISKSKEVIKAISKEQQASDIKELDLSTDVLPIERALRVQWCLQSDALQYRVVLKDKL